A window from Sus scrofa isolate TJ Tabasco breed Duroc chromosome 2, Sscrofa11.1, whole genome shotgun sequence encodes these proteins:
- the LOC110259250 gene encoding pregnancy-associated glycoprotein 2-like: MKWLVILGLVALSDCLVMIPLTKVKSVRESLREKGLLKNFLREHPYNMIQFRLMKNSSYVRKFASHPLRNYLDVIYVGNISIGTPPQQFSVVFDTGSADLWVPSIYCKSKACVTHRSFNPSHSSTFHLPGIFIELEYGSGKILGFLGQDTIRIDKLTSTGQAFGLSKVEISRTFEHAIYDGILGLAYPSLAMPGTTAVFDNLKKQGQISEPVFAFYLSTDKEEGSVVMFGGVDKKYYKGDLKWVPLSQPHYWQITLDRITWRGEVIGCPSGCQAIMDTGTTLLLGPSKEVAKIHSFISAVHFQEEYVVPCNARNVLPDIVFTINNVDYPVPVRAYVLKVASNNLCYSGFNDIMDTLSESEFWILGDVFLRVYFTVFDRGQNRIGLAPAV; the protein is encoded by the exons ATGAAGTGGCTTGTGATCCTTGGGCTGGTGGCCCTTTCAGACTGCTTAGTCAT GATCCCTCTCACGAAGGTCAAGTCTGTCCGAGAAAGCCTCAGGGAAAAAGGCTTGCTGAAAAATTTCCTCAGGGAACATCCTTACAACATGATCCAGTTCCGCCTGATGAAGAATTCTTCCTATGTCCGGAAATTTGCTTCTCATCCACTGAGGAACTACCTGGATGTGA TCTATGTGGGCAACATCAGCATCGGCACACCCCCGCAGCAGTTCAGCGTCGTCTTTGACACCGGCTCAGCTGACCTCTGGGTGCCCTCCATCTACTGCAAAAGCAAGGCCTGTG TTACACACAGGTCCTTCAACCCTTCCCACTCCAGCACATTCCACCTCCCAGGCATATTCATCGAGTTGGAATACGGCTCTGGGAAGATTTTAGGATTTCTTGGCCAAGACACCATTCGG ATCGACAAACTCACAAGCACGGGCCAGGCATTTGGCCTGAGCAAGGTGGAGATCAGTAGGACCTTTGAACATGCCATCTACGATGGCATCCTGGGCCTGGCCTATCCCAGCCTCGCCATGCCAGGGACCACCGCTGTCTTTGACAACCTAAAGAAGCAAGGCCAAATTTCTGAGCCTGTCTTTGCCTTCTACCTGAGCAC cGACAAAGAGGAGGGCAGCGTGGTGATGTTTGGTGGCGTGgacaagaaatactacaaaggaGACCTCAAGTGGGTGCCCCTGTCGCAACCCCACTACTGGCAGATCACCTTGGACAG GATCACCTGGAGAGGGGAGGTCATTGGTTGTCCCAGTGGCTGCCAGGCCATCATGGATACCGGGACGACGTTGCTCCTTGGCCCAAGTAAAGAGGTTGCCAAAATCCATTCTTTCATCAGTGCTGTGCACTTTCAGGAGGAG TATGTGGTCCCGTGTAATGCCAGGAACGTCCTGCCAGACATCGTCTTCACCATTAACAATGTCGACTACCCAGTGCCAGTTCGAGCCTATGTCCTAAAG GTTGCTAGTAATAACCTCTGCTACAGCGGCTTTAATGATATCATGGACACCTTGAGCGAGAGCGAGTTCTGGATCCTGGGTGATGTCTTCTTAAGGGTGTACTTCACCGTTTTTGATCGAGGACAGAACAGGATTGGCCTGGCTCCCGCTGTGTAA